Proteins from a single region of Desulfolutivibrio sulfoxidireducens:
- a CDS encoding Nif11-like leader peptide family natural product precursor — MSQEHIDQLMEYLKEHPEEMEAVHSMLLHEIVDFASKKGFEISSEELQARQALIHLINGT; from the coding sequence ATGAGTCAGGAGCACATCGATCAACTCATGGAGTATCTCAAGGAGCATCCAGAGGAAATGGAGGCGGTCCACTCCATGCTCTTGCACGAAATCGTGGATTTCGCGTCTAAAAAGGGCTTCGAAATTTCCTCCGAGGAGTTGCAGGCCAGACAGGCCCTCATCCATCTCATCAATGGAACGTGA
- a CDS encoding inorganic phosphate transporter produces MSIFSMTGLDGYTLFLLLASLGIALSFEFVNGFHDTANAVATVIYTKSLRARTAVVLSGICNFVGVHVGGIAVAYSIVHLLPVDLLVSVNTDLGLSMVFALLVSAILWNFGTWYLGLPASSSHTLIGSILGVGLANAWREGLPLASGINWHKAAEVGLSLLLSPILGFVCAGALLIILTRVLHAKILSEVPKGDSPPPFGLRLALIVSGLGVSVAHGSNDGQKGVGLIMLILIGILPGAYALNLDSEKGVVEDVKYAAGQLTDYFNAHRREIEKGLADGDLYVTQKKPATAVTCEITEAVDAAQALQLRLAGIDSLAQLPEEARFETRTNILCLDDAAADMELLPGTTLKDVERLESLRHTLRKPTEYAPDWVILAVSLALGIGTMVGWKRIVVTIGERIGKTRLSYGQGCAAQVVAMSTIGLADVAGLPVSTTHVLSSGVAGTMAAGKSGLQMKTLRSIAMAWVLTLPAAMLLGAGLFFLFAAMG; encoded by the coding sequence ATGTCCATTTTCTCCATGACCGGCCTGGACGGATACACCCTGTTCCTGCTTTTGGCCTCGCTGGGCATCGCCTTGTCGTTCGAATTCGTCAACGGCTTCCACGACACGGCCAACGCGGTGGCCACGGTCATCTACACCAAATCCCTGCGCGCCCGCACGGCCGTGGTCCTCTCCGGCATCTGTAACTTCGTGGGCGTGCATGTCGGCGGCATCGCCGTGGCCTATTCCATCGTGCACCTTCTGCCCGTGGACCTTCTGGTTTCGGTGAACACCGACCTTGGCCTGTCCATGGTCTTCGCCCTCCTGGTCTCGGCCATCCTGTGGAACTTCGGCACCTGGTACCTGGGCCTTCCGGCCTCGAGCTCGCACACCCTGATCGGCTCCATCCTGGGCGTGGGCCTGGCCAACGCCTGGCGCGAGGGGCTGCCGCTGGCGTCGGGCATCAACTGGCACAAGGCGGCCGAGGTGGGGCTGTCGCTTCTTTTGTCTCCCATTTTGGGTTTTGTCTGCGCCGGGGCCCTGCTCATCATCCTGACCAGGGTCTTGCACGCCAAAATCTTAAGCGAGGTGCCCAAGGGCGATAGTCCGCCACCCTTCGGACTGCGTCTGGCCCTGATCGTCTCCGGCCTCGGGGTGAGCGTGGCCCATGGCTCCAACGACGGACAAAAAGGCGTCGGCCTGATCATGCTCATCCTCATCGGCATCCTGCCCGGGGCCTATGCCCTGAACCTCGATTCCGAGAAGGGCGTCGTGGAAGACGTGAAATACGCCGCCGGCCAGCTCACGGACTACTTCAACGCCCATAGGCGGGAGATCGAAAAAGGGCTGGCCGACGGCGACCTGTACGTCACCCAAAAAAAGCCCGCGACGGCCGTCACCTGCGAGATCACCGAGGCCGTGGACGCGGCCCAGGCCCTGCAACTGCGCCTGGCCGGGATCGACTCCCTGGCGCAATTGCCCGAGGAGGCCCGCTTTGAAACGCGCACCAACATCCTGTGCCTGGACGACGCCGCGGCGGACATGGAACTTCTGCCGGGCACGACCCTCAAAGACGTCGAGCGACTCGAGTCCCTGCGGCACACCCTGCGCAAGCCCACGGAATACGCCCCGGACTGGGTCATCCTGGCCGTCTCCCTGGCCCTTGGCATCGGCACCATGGTCGGTTGGAAGCGCATCGTGGTGACCATCGGCGAACGCATCGGCAAGACGCGCCTGTCCTACGGCCAGGGATGCGCGGCCCAGGTGGTGGCCATGAGCACCATCGGCCTGGCCGACGTGGCCGGACTGCCCGTATCCACGACCCACGTCTTGTCCTCGGGCGTGGCCGGGACCATGGCCGCCGGCAAGTCCGGGCTCCAGATGAAAACCCTGCGGTCCATCGCCATGGCCTGGGTGCTGACGCTTCCGGCGGCCATGCTCCTCGGCGCGGGACTTTTTTTCCTTTTTGCGGCCATGGGTTGA
- a CDS encoding potassium channel family protein encodes MRTARHLLTRRYAQPVVTLMLVGLLLAHPFISARQGLLLFVLAALLALFISIRRSDLKLRIYLGISSFVLVWSIFWDLHPGLEKLFLYSSCISTYFIFIFFIIHDLLKTTEITKNEIFSLINCYLIVGTVFSFVYEIIFYSTPESFSFGPHNIYDHSIFLYYSFITITTLGYGDVVPISPFARHIAIIEAIFGQFYIAIVVSYILGKYIQRKLA; translated from the coding sequence ATGCGAACCGCCCGACATCTCCTGACCCGTCGATATGCGCAACCCGTCGTCACCCTGATGCTCGTCGGACTTCTTTTGGCCCATCCCTTCATTTCGGCGCGCCAGGGACTTCTGCTCTTCGTACTGGCGGCCTTGTTGGCGCTTTTTATCTCCATACGCCGAAGCGACCTCAAGTTGCGCATCTATCTCGGCATCTCCAGCTTCGTCCTTGTGTGGTCCATTTTTTGGGACCTGCATCCAGGATTGGAGAAACTTTTTCTCTATAGCTCATGCATATCGACCTACTTCATTTTCATTTTTTTCATCATCCATGACCTGCTGAAAACGACCGAGATCACCAAGAATGAAATTTTTTCCCTTATAAATTGCTACCTTATCGTCGGGACTGTTTTTTCGTTCGTCTATGAGATCATATTCTACTCCACACCGGAATCATTCTCATTCGGTCCGCACAACATCTACGATCACTCCATATTTCTGTATTACAGCTTCATTACCATAACGACGCTCGGTTACGGCGACGTGGTGCCGATTTCCCCCTTTGCCCGGCACATCGCCATCATCGAGGCCATTTTCGGGCAATTCTACATCGCCATCGTGGTATCCTACATCCTGGGCAAATACATCCAACGCAAACTGGCCTGA
- a CDS encoding SH3 domain-containing protein, which translates to MNYRKILVLSCLAVVALFTLGCQVSVDAPPRTVVVVEEARTVRGTAEVRTCPSVKCDIVGTVYRGWNVRILSYRGDYAEVVVVNSGVRGWMNSRMLY; encoded by the coding sequence ATGAACTATCGAAAAATACTTGTTTTGTCGTGTCTGGCCGTCGTGGCCCTTTTTACCCTGGGGTGCCAGGTGAGCGTGGACGCCCCGCCGCGGACCGTGGTGGTGGTGGAGGAGGCGCGCACGGTGCGGGGCACGGCCGAGGTGCGCACCTGCCCGAGCGTGAAATGCGACATCGTGGGCACGGTCTATCGCGGCTGGAACGTGCGCATCTTAAGCTACCGGGGCGATTACGCCGAGGTGGTCGTGGTCAACTCCGGCGTTCGCGGCTGGATGAATTCCAGAATGCTATATTAA
- a CDS encoding SH3 domain-containing protein, with amino-acid sequence MKTGCLVLLMVATMCAGMTGCSVRVDPPPSREVVVVRDPYAPVRSVRSSVNLRTCPTTRCGVIMTLRPGDNVRVLGYDGSWANVVVIGPEVEGWMSGNYLY; translated from the coding sequence ATGAAGACCGGATGCTTGGTCTTGCTGATGGTGGCCACGATGTGCGCGGGAATGACCGGATGTTCGGTGCGGGTCGATCCACCGCCGTCGCGGGAGGTGGTGGTGGTCCGTGATCCCTATGCCCCGGTGCGCTCGGTGCGTTCCAGCGTGAACCTGCGTACCTGCCCAACCACGCGGTGCGGCGTGATCATGACCCTGCGGCCCGGGGACAACGTCCGGGTGCTCGGCTATGACGGCAGTTGGGCCAACGTGGTGGTCATCGGTCCCGAGGTCGAGGGCTGGATGTCGGGAAACTATCTGTATTGA
- a CDS encoding NAD(P)/FAD-dependent oxidoreductase gives MKHTQCLIVGAGPAGLSAAIYTARAGVDTLALGCNPKVAGDYDIDNYFGFPETVTGRELIERGMAQAKRFGATLRCERVMAVHHGENGNFVVKSDTDEYAADAVIIAAGVARVRPGIANLADYEGKGVSYCVSCDGFFYRGKSVLVLGEGDYAANQALELTTFTPQVAIYTQGKAPVISEGFAARLSQAGIPVIEQTVATLAGEPALAAARLANGTELPVDGIFIAMGQASALDFAKTLGLPLRGAFIQADHDQKTALPGVFAAGDCVGRFLQISVAVGEGAKAGKSAIAYLKQAGAAHTKTS, from the coding sequence ATGAAACACACGCAATGCCTCATTGTCGGCGCGGGGCCAGCCGGGCTTTCGGCGGCCATCTATACCGCCAGGGCCGGCGTGGACACCCTGGCCCTGGGCTGCAATCCCAAGGTCGCGGGCGACTACGACATCGACAACTATTTTGGTTTCCCGGAGACCGTCACCGGCCGTGAGCTCATCGAGCGCGGCATGGCCCAGGCCAAACGTTTCGGGGCCACGCTGCGGTGCGAGCGGGTGATGGCCGTGCACCACGGCGAAAACGGAAACTTTGTGGTCAAGAGCGATACGGACGAATATGCGGCGGACGCGGTGATCATCGCCGCCGGGGTGGCAAGGGTGCGACCGGGCATCGCCAACCTCGCGGACTACGAGGGCAAGGGCGTGTCCTACTGCGTCAGTTGCGACGGTTTTTTCTACCGGGGCAAATCGGTCCTGGTCCTCGGCGAAGGGGACTACGCCGCCAACCAGGCCCTGGAACTGACCACCTTCACCCCCCAGGTGGCCATCTACACCCAGGGCAAGGCCCCGGTCATATCCGAAGGCTTCGCGGCGCGCCTCTCCCAGGCGGGAATCCCGGTGATCGAACAGACCGTGGCCACCCTGGCCGGCGAACCGGCCCTGGCCGCGGCGCGTCTGGCCAACGGCACCGAACTCCCCGTGGACGGCATCTTCATCGCCATGGGCCAGGCCTCGGCCCTGGATTTCGCCAAGACCCTGGGTTTGCCGCTTCGCGGGGCGTTCATCCAGGCCGACCACGACCAGAAAACCGCCCTGCCCGGGGTGTTCGCGGCCGGAGACTGCGTGGGGCGGTTTCTCCAGATCAGCGTGGCCGTGGGCGAAGGGGCCAAGGCCGGAAAATCGGCCATCGCCTATCTCAAACAGGCGGGCGCGGCCCATACAAAGACATCGTGA
- a CDS encoding Nif3-like dinuclear metal center hexameric protein, with protein sequence MPKRRRLYLSRMLTTEIIRRIERAADPRHAAAWDTSGIQIAGLAESCSRLAVALDPSPDTARAALAWGAGFLLTHHPLLLTPRLPDRVDDYHQVLRLMLGQGAWLYAAHTSLDVRPDGPAGWPARAFSLKNVAVLEVTGEMPGERSPSGPDGPARPVGFGLAGDLPEPLPFADFFARLGDLTGRDFFTLAGEAPARVARAAFCPGSGAGLAEKAATAGADVFVTGDLKYHQAAPPPLPILDVGHFCLEERMMRIFAETLAEELGPAGVEVKHFPGRDPLALCLVGRPSALAPE encoded by the coding sequence TTGCCCAAAAGAAGGCGCCTTTATCTTTCGCGCATGCTGACAACCGAGATCATCCGCCGCATCGAACGCGCCGCCGATCCGCGGCATGCCGCCGCCTGGGACACCAGCGGCATCCAGATCGCCGGCCTGGCCGAGTCCTGCTCCAGGCTGGCCGTGGCCCTCGATCCCAGCCCGGACACGGCCAGGGCCGCCCTGGCCTGGGGGGCCGGTTTCCTCTTGACCCACCACCCCCTGCTTTTGACCCCGCGCCTGCCCGACCGGGTGGACGACTATCACCAGGTCCTGCGGCTGATGCTGGGCCAGGGGGCATGGCTGTACGCGGCCCACACCTCCCTGGACGTGCGTCCCGACGGCCCGGCCGGATGGCCGGCCCGGGCCTTTAGCCTGAAAAACGTGGCCGTCCTGGAGGTGACCGGAGAGATGCCCGGGGAGCGATCCCCATCCGGCCCAGACGGCCCCGCCCGGCCCGTCGGTTTCGGCCTGGCAGGCGATCTTCCCGAGCCTTTGCCCTTTGCCGACTTTTTCGCCCGCCTTGGCGATCTGACGGGACGGGACTTTTTCACCCTGGCCGGCGAGGCCCCGGCCCGGGTCGCCCGGGCGGCCTTCTGTCCCGGCTCCGGCGCGGGTCTGGCCGAAAAGGCCGCTACCGCCGGCGCGGATGTCTTCGTCACCGGCGATCTGAAATACCACCAGGCCGCTCCCCCTCCCCTGCCCATCCTGGATGTGGGGCATTTCTGCCTGGAAGAACGGATGATGCGGATCTTCGCCGAGACCCTGGCCGAAGAACTTGGCCCCGCCGGGGTCGAGGTGAAACATTTTCCCGGACGCGATCCGCTGGCCCTTTGCCTTGTGGGACGGCCATCCGCCCTCGCGCCGGAATAA
- a CDS encoding zinc ribbon domain-containing protein has product MYLKQIEQLVVLQKVDDEIVLLEDELKTAPAEVTSLEAKFLVLEEEGGVLNEKIQFLTEQQKRLDGEIETDSLRLKKSKNKLMMVGNNKEYHAMMREMDNLEKQNRTREEEKTAITEELTRQLEARRDLDGRVAALQADLDTAKAGLEDRMSAATARLKELAGLRGEAGQAVPTPVLKRYEFIRSRLKNPVIVPVTTGICSGCHISIPPQSFIELQKGVQILSCPNCQRLIYWSNHVPAEESATEDASEKAPA; this is encoded by the coding sequence ATGTATTTGAAACAGATCGAACAACTCGTGGTGTTGCAGAAGGTCGACGACGAAATCGTGCTTCTGGAGGATGAACTCAAGACCGCGCCGGCGGAGGTGACCTCGCTTGAGGCCAAATTCCTGGTGCTGGAAGAGGAAGGCGGCGTCCTCAATGAAAAGATCCAGTTTCTGACCGAGCAGCAAAAGCGCCTGGATGGCGAGATCGAGACCGACTCCCTGCGCCTGAAAAAGAGCAAGAACAAGCTCATGATGGTCGGCAACAACAAGGAATACCACGCCATGATGCGGGAGATGGACAATCTGGAGAAACAGAACCGGACCCGCGAGGAGGAAAAGACGGCCATAACCGAGGAGCTCACGCGCCAACTCGAGGCCCGCCGCGACCTGGACGGGCGCGTAGCCGCCCTGCAGGCCGACCTGGATACGGCCAAGGCCGGTCTGGAAGACCGCATGTCCGCGGCCACGGCCCGCCTCAAGGAACTGGCCGGGCTGCGCGGTGAGGCCGGCCAAGCCGTGCCCACACCGGTGCTCAAGCGCTACGAGTTCATCCGCTCCCGCCTGAAAAATCCGGTCATCGTCCCGGTGACCACCGGCATCTGCTCCGGCTGCCACATCAGCATCCCCCCCCAGTCGTTCATCGAACTGCAAAAAGGCGTGCAGATCCTGAGCTGCCCCAACTGCCAGCGCCTGATCTACTGGAGCAATCACGTGCCCGCCGAGGAATCCGCGACGGAGGACGCATCAGAAAAGGCGCCGGCCTAG
- the ispD gene encoding 2-C-methyl-D-erythritol 4-phosphate cytidylyltransferase: protein MPTSPRPATWAVVVAAGSGSRLARAGLGLPKQFLTFRDRPLFWHAAMGLAACPALAGLVLVFAPDRLREAEAITRDLIRADASNLPILTVPGGARRQDSVRAGLSALPRECRFVLVHDAARPFAAPDMTARVVQALILGKQAVIPAVAVTDTIIRVSGDGLALSTLPRQELAAVQTPQGFDLKTLLTAHATAEADGFSATDDASMVARLGIEVHVVEGSPDNVKITHPADLALLARTETPPAPLFPVVGHGYDVHRYAGPGEVEAPNARPMKLGGVPIPGAPRVLAHSDGDVLLHAITDALLGCLGLGDIGALFPDTDPGFSGMESGIFLSEVLARLAKAGMTLLHVDATLIAQVPRIAPHREHIRCNLASLLGLDPSRVGLKATTEEGLGFTGEKRGIKAVALATVLRPA from the coding sequence ATGCCGACATCTCCCCGACCGGCCACGTGGGCCGTCGTGGTGGCCGCCGGAAGCGGTTCCCGCCTGGCCCGGGCCGGACTTGGCCTGCCCAAGCAGTTTCTGACCTTCCGGGACCGGCCGCTTTTCTGGCACGCGGCCATGGGCCTGGCCGCCTGTCCGGCCCTGGCCGGCCTGGTCCTGGTCTTTGCGCCGGACAGGCTACGGGAGGCCGAGGCCATAACCCGGGACCTGATCCGGGCCGACGCCTCAAACCTGCCGATCCTCACCGTTCCCGGCGGCGCGCGGCGCCAGGATTCCGTGCGCGCCGGCCTTTCGGCCCTGCCCCGGGAGTGCCGATTCGTCCTCGTCCACGACGCGGCCCGGCCCTTCGCCGCCCCGGACATGACGGCCCGGGTGGTCCAGGCCCTTATTTTGGGAAAACAGGCGGTCATCCCGGCCGTGGCCGTGACCGACACCATCATTCGGGTCTCGGGTGACGGCCTGGCGCTTTCGACCCTGCCGCGCCAGGAGCTTGCCGCCGTGCAGACCCCGCAGGGATTCGACCTGAAAACCCTTCTGACCGCCCACGCCACGGCCGAGGCCGACGGTTTTTCGGCCACGGACGACGCCTCCATGGTCGCCCGGCTGGGCATCGAGGTGCATGTGGTGGAAGGCTCTCCGGACAACGTCAAGATCACCCATCCCGCCGACCTGGCCCTTCTGGCCCGCACGGAAACGCCCCCCGCGCCCCTTTTTCCCGTGGTGGGCCACGGCTACGACGTGCACCGCTACGCCGGCCCGGGCGAGGTCGAGGCCCCCAACGCCCGGCCCATGAAGCTCGGCGGCGTGCCCATCCCGGGCGCGCCCCGGGTCCTGGCCCATTCCGACGGGGACGTGCTCCTGCACGCCATAACCGACGCCCTCCTGGGCTGCCTGGGGCTCGGCGACATCGGCGCGCTTTTTCCGGACACGGATCCCGGGTTTTCGGGCATGGAATCGGGTATCTTCCTCAGCGAGGTCCTGGCCCGGCTTGCGAAGGCCGGCATGACCCTTCTCCACGTGGACGCCACCCTCATCGCCCAGGTCCCCAGAATCGCCCCCCACCGCGAGCACATCCGATGCAACCTGGCCTCGCTTCTCGGGCTTGACCCCTCCCGGGTGGGGCTCAAGGCCACCACCGAGGAGGGCCTGGGATTTACCGGCGAAAAACGCGGCATCAAGGCCGTGGCCCTGGCCACGGTCCTGCGTCCGGCCTGA